The following are encoded together in the Neomonachus schauinslandi chromosome 15, ASM220157v2, whole genome shotgun sequence genome:
- the KIF2B gene encoding kinesin-like protein KIF2B, with amino-acid sequence MASQLCLPAAPHLASLKPLKPHLGDVQVGICVAIQRSDGRIHLAVVTEIKRENSWVTVEWVEKGVKKGKKVDLETIFLLNPALASAEHPTQSSLLPLSLAPSSAIGDQCTATRWIAAIPQKNETPSGDSLALRVPSNPCLMKRKKSPCLREIEKLQKQREKRRRLQLEIRAQRTLNVNAGNPNYEIMRMIEEYRRHLDCSKVSSLEPREDHRICVCVRKRPLNQRETTMKDLDIITIPSDNVVMVHESKQKVDLTRYLENQTFCFDHAFDDTASNELVYQFTAQPLVESIFHKGMATCFAYGQTGSGKTHTMGGAFSGRDQDCSKGIYALVAQDVFLLLKTTAYEKLDLKVYGTFFEIYGGKVYDLLNWKKKLQVLEDGNQQIQVVGLQEQEVCSMEDVLNLVELGNSCRTSGQTSVNAHSSRSHAVFQIILKSGGKLHGKFSLVDLAGNERGADTAKANRKRQLEGAEINKSLLALKECIRALGQNKSHTPFRASKLTQVLRDSFIGQNSSTCMIATISPGMASCENTLNTLRYANRVKELTLDLRPHHCCLYPVGPEVPRMLENHIRDSKTSLQRDGFIKIPCLQTEEEEQAKDIETFSTPLAEDTRTSWKESSQWPRNNFQETAGGVNYDVDFCIAQLLSILDQKIGILTEIQKKLKLFRADLQKKTKCGGANGKRSDLK; translated from the coding sequence ATGGCCAGCCAGTTATGCCTCCCCGCCGCCCCTCACCTCGCATCCTTGAAACCCTTGAAGCCGCACTTGGGAGATGTCCAAGTGGGCATCTGCGTGGCGATCCAACGCAGCGACGGGCGAATCCATCTTGCTGTGGTCACAGAGATCAAAAGAGAAAACTCTTGGGTCACGGTAGAGTGGGTCGAAAAAGGAGTCAAAAAGGGCAAGAAGGTTGATCTAGAGACCATATTCCTGCTGAATCCCGCGCTGGCCTCTGCGGAACACCCCACACAGTCCTCCTTGCTGCCCTTGTCTCTGGCGCCCTCTTCGGCCATTGGGGACCAGTGCACCGCCACGCGGTGGATTGCGGCTATCCCCCAGAAAAACGAAACGCCCTCAGGGGACAGCCTGGCTCTGAGAGTCCCCAGCAATCCTTGCCTGATGAAGCGGAAAAAGTCTCCCTGCCTACGGGAAATTGAGAAACTGCAAAAGCAGCGGGAGAAGCGCAGGCGGCTGCAGCTGGAGATCCGAGCCCAGCGCACCCTCAACGTCAACGCGGGAAACCCCAACTACGAGATCATGCGCATGATCGAAGAGTACCGCAGGCACCTGGACTGCAGCAAGGTGTCCAGCCTGGAGCCCCGGGAAGACCACCGGATCTGCGTCTGCGTGAGGAAGCGTCCTCTCAACCAGCGAGAGACCACCATGAAGGATCTGGACATCATCACCATCCCCTCGGACAACGTGGTCATGGTGCATGAGTCCAAGCAAAAGGTAGACCTCACTCGCTACCTGGAGAACCAGACCTTCTGCTTCGACCATGCCTTCGATGACACCGCCTCCAATGAGTTAGTGTACCAGTTCACTGCCCAGCCGCTGGTGGAGTCCATCTTCCACAAGGGCATGGCCACCTGCTTTGCCTATGGGCAGACAGGCAGTGGGAAAACGCACACTATGGGCGGAGCCTTTTCAGGAAGGGACCAAGATTGTTCTAAAGGCATTTATGCCCTGGTGGCGCAGGATGTCTTCCTCCTGCTCAAAACCACAGCTTATGAGAAGCTGGACCTCAAAGTCTATGGGACATTTTTTGAGATTTACGGGGGCAAGGTGTATGATTTGTTGAACTGGAAGAAGAAGCTGCAAGTCCTTGAGGATGGCAATCAGCAAATCCAGGTGGTCGGACTGCAGGAGCAGGAGGTGTGTAGTATGGAGGATGTGCTGAACCTCGTGGAACTAGGAAACAGCTGTCGGACTTCTGGACAGACATCAGTCAATGCCCACTCTTCCAGGAGCCACGCCGTGTTCCAGATCATCCTAAAGTCAGGAGGGAAACTGCATGGCAAGTTCTCCCTCGTTGACTTAGCTGGGAACGAAAGGGGAGCAGATACTGCCAAAGCCAACCGGAAAAGGCAGCTAGAAGGGGCGGAGATAAATAAAAGTCTACTCGCGCTCAAAGAATGCATCCGGGCTTTGGGTCAGAACAAGTCTCATACCCCATTCAGAGCCAGCAAACTGACGCAGGTGCTCCGGGACTCCTTTATTGGCCAGAATTCCTCCACTTGTATGATTGCTACGATTTCTCCAGGGATGGCCTCTTGTGAAAACACCCTCAACACTTTAAGATATGCAAATAGAGTGAAAGAACTGACTCTGGATTTAAGGCCCCACCATTGTTGTCTCTATCCGGTTGGACCTGAGGTGCCAAGGATGTTGGAAAATCACATTAGAGATTCAAAAACATCCCTTCAGAGGGATGGATTCATTAAAATACCTTGTTTACAGACTGAGGAGGAAGAACAGGCTAAAGACATTGAAACATTCTCCACTCCATTAGCGGAGGATACAAGGACTTCATGGAAGGAATCAAGCCAATGGCCACGGAACAACTTTCAGGAGACAGCTGGTGGGGTAAACTATGATGTTGATTTCTGCATTGCCCAGTTATTGTCCATTTTGGATCAGAAAATAGGTATCCTGACTGAGAttcaaaagaaactgaaattattCCGAGCTGACCTCCAAAAGAAGACCAAGTGTGGTGGAGCCAATGGCAAGAGGTCAGATCTGAAATGA